A DNA window from Candidatus Bathyarchaeota archaeon contains the following coding sequences:
- a CDS encoding Trm112 family protein: protein MKRKLMDILACPIDKHYPLQLHVFEEKEEIVEGIIICPKCLRWYPIRDEIPEMLPDELREEKDELPFLRKWKDKIPQKIISEGKPFNLKKETEKKKG, encoded by the coding sequence ATTAAAAGAAAGTTGATGGACATTTTGGCTTGCCCTATTGACAAACATTATCCCCTTCAACTGCACGTCTTCGAAGAAAAGGAAGAAATTGTGGAAGGCATAATTATATGTCCAAAGTGTTTGCGTTGGTATCCCATTCGAGATGAGATTCCTGAAATGTTACCTGATGAACTACGAGAAGAAAAAGATGAACTGCCTTTCTTACGGAAATGGAAGGACAAAATTCCTCAGAAAATCATTTCAGAGGGCAAACCGTTCAATCTCAAGAAAGAAACTGAAAAGAAGAAAGGTTAA
- a CDS encoding class I SAM-dependent methyltransferase family protein, whose translation MRKSLKAVLANRLEPSELKLLYRSYDIVGDIAIIRVPETQEQYSDDIAEAIMQIHKRIKTVLCQVSPVTSDYRLRELEWVTGERKTETIHKEHACIFKIDLKRCYFSPRLVYERMRIAQQVQLDETVVNMFAGVGCYSILIAKHSRAERIYSIDVNPIAVRYMRENIKLNKVGEQVVSFQGDAKTVVEEKLRNIADRVLMPLPEKAYEYLDYAVLTLKSTGGWIHYYDFEHAEKGENPIEKVEARVAKKLQNFGVSFETPFGRVVRTTGPRWYQIVVDIRILL comes from the coding sequence ATGAGAAAGAGTCTCAAAGCTGTTCTCGCAAATAGACTTGAACCCTCCGAGCTCAAGCTTCTCTACAGATCCTACGACATCGTCGGCGACATCGCTATCATCAGAGTTCCTGAAACTCAGGAACAGTATAGTGACGATATTGCCGAAGCTATTATGCAAATTCATAAACGTATCAAAACAGTGTTATGCCAAGTTAGTCCAGTTACCAGCGATTATCGGCTACGTGAGCTTGAGTGGGTTACTGGTGAAAGAAAAACCGAGACTATTCACAAAGAGCATGCCTGCATCTTTAAAATTGACTTGAAAAGATGCTATTTTTCGCCCAGACTCGTGTATGAGAGAATGCGAATTGCCCAACAGGTTCAACTAGACGAGACGGTTGTCAACATGTTCGCCGGCGTGGGATGTTACTCGATTCTAATTGCTAAACATTCTAGGGCTGAAAGAATCTATTCCATAGATGTCAATCCAATAGCTGTCCGGTACATGAGAGAAAACATCAAGCTCAACAAGGTTGGTGAGCAAGTTGTCTCTTTTCAGGGAGACGCAAAAACTGTTGTAGAAGAAAAGTTGCGAAACATTGCTGACCGAGTTCTCATGCCCTTGCCTGAGAAGGCGTACGAATATCTGGACTATGCCGTGTTAACACTCAAATCAACTGGAGGATGGATTCACTACTACGATTTTGAACACGCTGAAAAAGGTGAAAATCCGATCGAAAAGGTAGAAGCAAGGGTAGCTAAGAAATTACAGAATTTTGGGGTTAGCTTTGAAACGCCATTTGGACGAGTTGTGAGAACTACAGGCCCTCGATGGTATCAAATAGTTGTCGACATTAGGATACTACTGTAA